TATCCCCATATTTTTTCATAAATTTGTTCCCGGGAGAATACTTGATTGGGATGCATAAAGAGAAGCCGAAACAATTCGAATTCCCGATGGGTCAGAGGAATAAGAATGTTCTGATAAAATAACTGTAGGCTATCCAGGTCGATCGTGAGATCGCCGTGATGCAGCAGCTTAGGCTGATGTTCGAAGTGGTTCCTTTGCTCACGACGGAGATGTGCCTGAATTCTCGCTTTCAATTCTTTCATGCTGAAAGGTTTGACGATATAGTCATCTCCGCCAACAGCGAGTCCCCGAATACGATCTACTTCGTCGGAACGTGCGCTTAAGAACAAAATAGGGCATGTTACCCGATTTCGTATGGCTTGACACACTTCGAACCCATCCAGATAAGGCATCATAATATCAAGAATGATCAGATCGGGTTTTTCTCCGAGTCTATCGAACACTTCCTTGCCGTCATAAGCAACCCGCACCTCGTAACCTTCATCCTGCAGCGCATCGCGCATAAACTCTACGATTTCCTTCTCATCGTCGGCAATCAATATCTTTTCTCTCATCTCGCCTGTATCCTTTCTGGTCTTCCCATCTATAAAATTCATTTTACCTGCTTGCGTGCTAAAAATCCCCCTGAAGTGAAACATACAGTTGATTGCTGTACGTGTCCACTTCAGGGGGAGGGATTAAACTTGCGGATGTAGCCCTTACTTCATATCGCTAAGCCGACGTAGGGTCCGAACTCAGCTGAACTGTCCGATTCTGCGCTGTTCCCACATATCAAAGCGAATCGATTGCCGTAAAATATTACTTTTCGCTCTATTTATCCTCATCGTATCATTTGAAAGAAGAAGTTTTGACGCAGCTTTGGGACTCAAGCAATTGGGAGCTACATTGTTAGAACTTCGTAGTCGGCTCCTTTACTTTATCGAAGACGATAATGCCG
The nucleotide sequence above comes from Paenibacillus sp. IHBB 10380. Encoded proteins:
- a CDS encoding response regulator transcription factor gives rise to the protein MREKILIADDEKEIVEFMRDALQDEGYEVRVAYDGKEVFDRLGEKPDLIILDIMMPYLDGFEVCQAIRNRVTCPILFLSARSDEVDRIRGLAVGGDDYIVKPFSMKELKARIQAHLRREQRNHFEHQPKLLHHGDLTIDLDSLQLFYQNILIPLTHREFELFRLLFMHPNQVFSREQIYEKIWGYDAEGDSATITEHIKNIRAKLASAAPEMTFVATVWGVGYKFERK